From Eubalaena glacialis isolate mEubGla1 chromosome 5, mEubGla1.1.hap2.+ XY, whole genome shotgun sequence, one genomic window encodes:
- the LOC133092051 gene encoding large ribosomal subunit protein uL18-like: MGFVKVVKNKAYFKRYQVKFRRRREGKTDYYARKRLVIQDKNKYSTPKYRMIVRVTNRDIICQIAYARIEGDMIVCAAYAHELPKYGVKVGLTNYAAAYCTGLLLARRLLNRFGMDKIYEGQIEVTGDEYNVESIDGQPGAFTCYLDAGLARTTTGNKVFGALKGAVDGGLSIPHSTKRFPGYDSESKEFNAEVHRKHIMGQNVADYMRYLIEEDEDAYKKQFSQYIKNNVTPDMMEEMYKKAHAAIRENPVYEKKPKREVKKKRWNRPKISLAQKKDWVAQKKASFLRAQERAAES; the protein is encoded by the coding sequence ATGGGGTTTGTTAAAGTTGTCAAGAATAAGGCCTACTTCAAGAGATACCAAGTGAAATTTAGAAGACGGCGAGAGGGCAAAACTGACTACTATGCTCGGAAACGATTGGTAATTCAAGATAAAAATAAGTACAGCACACCCAAATACAGAATGATAGTTCGTGTAACTAACAGAGATATCATTTGTCAGATTGCTTATGCCCGTATAGAAGGAGATATGATAGTTTGTGCAGCTTATGCTCACGAACTCCCGAAGTATGGTGTGAAGGTTGGCCTGACAAATTATGCTGCAGCATATTGTACTGGCCTGCTgctggcacgcaggcttcttaaTAGGTTTGGTATGGACAAAATTTATGAAGGCCAAATCGAGGTGACTGGAGATGAATACAATGTGGAAAGCATTGATGGTCAACCTGGTGCCTTCACCTGTTACTTGGATGCAGGGCTTGCCAGGACTACTACTGGGAATAAAGTTTTTGGGGCCCTGAAGGGAGCTGTCGATGGAGGCTTGTCTATCCCTCACAGTACCAAACGGTTCCCTGGTTATGATTCAGAAAGCAAAGAATTTAATGCTGAGGTACACCGAAAGCACATCATGGGGCAGAACGTTGCAGATTATATGCGTTACCTGATTGAAGAAGATGAAGATGCTTACAAAAAACAATTCTCTCAATACATAAAGAACAACGTAACTCCAGACATGATGGAGGAGATGTATAAGAAAGCTCATGCTGCAATACGAGAGAATCCAGTGTATGAGAAGAAGCCTAAGAGAGAAGTTAAAAAGAAGAGGTGGAACCGTCCCAAAATATCACTTGCCCAGAAGAAAGATTGGGTAGCTCAGAAGAAGGCAAGCTTCCTTAGAGCTCAGGAACGGGCTGCTGAGAGTTAA